ATGATTATGCTTAATTGATTCCTATTTTTTAACGTAAATACTCTCCCAGAACGATCAGAAAACTTAACCCGCAACCATCTTTGCTGTGCTAACAACTTATGTCGCCTCAataccatttttattttgtatcATTCCGGAACTTAGtattgaatgaaaaatgcCTCCGAAGTAAAAAGCAGGTGATGAAAAGTTTCAATTGGTATAAGACAGATCGCTATTTTGATCCGCATAACATCCTTCAACACCATAGCAGAGCTATAGAGAAGACAAGATATAAACTGGGCATGCAAACATCTTCAGAAAGTACCGACGCCAAGTCGGATTTTCTCGACGAACCCAGTGCATATTtaattgagaaaaatgtGGCTCTTCCCAAGGACATATTCGGTTCGTACTTAAGTTATTGGATATATGAAGTTACTCGTCATAAAGCGGCAGTAATTTTGCTCGTACTTATTGTGACttcaattttattattagtgtttttttataataCGGAATTTTGCGTTGCCTTTGAGATActattgttttccttttgctTTCCAGGAACATGCATGGTTGTAATTGCATTTAGTGAACCGATCGGTGATCGGGAATTTAAAGTTAAGCTTCTGATGGAAATTATCACACGTAAACCGGCGGTAAAGGGGAAAGAATGGAGGACAATTACATACAAGATGAACCAGTATTTATTTGATCATGGGCTATGGGATACTCCCTACTACTTTTACCGTGATGAAGATTGCCACCGTTATTTTCTAAGTCTTATTAAGGGAAGAACTTTCAAGAAGCAAAAGGAATCGTCAGCCAGCAATGTTAAAGACGCACAATCAAATGACGAAACCGCTGGCACACCAAACGAAGCCGCTGAGTCTTCTAGTTTTAGTGCCGGACCGAACTTTATAAAGCTCCTCACCAAGGCAGCCGAAATCgaacaacaatttcaaaaggaaTATTGGCGACAAGAGTATCCTGGTGTCGATGAGTTTTTTTAGACAGAAGACGGGAGACACTAGCACACAACTTTACCAGGCAAGGTATTTGACGCTAGCATGTGTCCAATTCAGTGTCatttatgattttttgtaGTAGgatataaatatatacagCGCTCCAAATAGTGCGGTTGCCCCAAAAACACCACGGAACCTCATCTGTTCTCGTACTTTGTTGTGACAAAGTAGCTCACTGCCTTATTATCACATTTTCATTATGCAACGCTTCGGAAAATACGATGTTGAAAATGCCTCTAGAGATGAAAAACAATCGTAAAAGGGTCCTGCGTAATTGAAACATTTGATCAGTATGCAGTGGCACAGAAACAACCAGGAATACTATAGTCATAGGCAATACAAGGTATATATTGGCTATGCAGACCCCTCCAGAAAGTACCGACGTCAAGTTAGATACACTTAACGAACCTAGTGCACATTtaattgagaaaaatgtGGCTCTTCCTAAGGACATATTCCGTTCGTACTTGAGTTATTGGATCTATGAAATCGCTCGCTATACACCAGTCATGATTTTGTCCCTGGTAATAGGGGTTTTGGTTTTAttaattatattttttaatgacAACGAAGCTTGTGTTTTCAATTCTGCAATATTTGCTTTTACTTCTCTTGTAGGTTtgttaataatattaagtGATGGTAATCCAAAGCTAGTCAGTCGTCGAAATTTTAGGACCGAGCTTTTAGTGGATGTCATCACACGTAAACCGGCGGTAGAAGGGAAAGAATGGAGGATCATCACATACAACATGAACCAATATTTGTTTAATCATGGGCAATGGCATACTCCGTATTACTTTTACAGCGATGAGGATTGCTACCGTTATTTTCTACGCCTTGTTGAGGGAGTAACCCCCAAGAAGCAAACAGCCACGTCAATTGGCAATTCTCCGGTCACCGCTAAGCCTGAAGATGCCATCGAGTCAGCTTCTCCTAGTTCCAGACTGAATTATCAAAACTTTTTGCTCAAGGCAGCGGAGATCGAACGACAAGCTCAGGAAAATTACTGGCGAAGGCGGCATCCCAATATCGATGCGCTTCTTAAAAAGACGGAATAGCTTAGAGACACTACCATACGTAAAGCGAACATAAACTAGAGTATGATATATAATCAGCACTAACTGGCCGGAAAACGGCCGAAGGAAGCCTCGAAAAGTCGATTCGTGTTGGACCCATTTGCTGAACAAAGTGGTTCATTGCCTACCTATTATGGTAGTAGTCGTGATAATCGTGTGGTTGGTTTTGTCAACGGTGCATTTGCATTTTCATGACAATAAACCTTGCGTTTTCGTTCTCGGGATATTACTTTCCCTCCACTTCTTTCGCCTCAATAGCTCCTATAAGCATTCTCAGGGCGTATGTCGGTGATCGAGATTTCCAAGCAAGCTTTTAGTGGAAATCATCGCGCGCAAGCCAGCGGTAAAGGGAAAAGAACGGAGGACGATTACATACAAGATGAACGAATAAAtaaattaataataaataataataaaaagtacAGTAGCattaaatattattaagtTTAATGATTAAAAATTGGTTAATTGTCAAGAAAATCTAAGgtattaataaataaataatactaTGACAACTTGCAGCGAAAGCATCAGCCCCAATGAAAATTAATCAGAATTGAATCTGAGCGTATTTATTTGATAACGGTTTACGTaactgttggaataaaaatcaactatcatctactaactagtgtttacgttactagtatattatcatatacggtgttagaagatgacgcaaatgatgagaaatagtcatcgTTTTCAACGGAAGCTGAAATacaaggattgataatgtaataggatcaatgaatatcaacatataaaacgatgataataatatttatagaattgtgtagaattgcagattcccttttatggattcctaaatcctcgagaagaacttctagtatatctacgtacctaatattattgccttattaaaaatggaatcccaacaattatctcaaaattccCCCAATTCTCATCAGTAACACCCCACCCCGTATTACTTTTACCGTGATGAAGATTGGCATCGTTACTTTCTAAACGTAGGACGTGCGGAATGACAAAACCATCAGCAGTGTCACGATCTCTCCAGTCACAATGGCAATCATGAGTGCATAGTCCAAAGTAAAGGGGCAAGGAAAAGCATGATTGAAAGGACTCCCCATCTGGACTCTATATGTCATCAGCggctaaaaaaaagcatatAGCACAACATCAGCATCAGCATCAGCACTAGAGTCATCGGCCCGGCGGTCCGCGGTCATCCCCGCGGACTTTCCGTCCGCCCGGCGGGCTGTATCAGCGTCAACTGGAACGcgcatatatatacaagaCACACATAACATAGAAGCACACCCACGACAATAACCACACGACAATAACCACACCCGCCCACCCCTCCTTTCCGTATACAATGCCAAACTTAAAGAGACTACCCATCCCGCCACTGCAGGACACGCTCAACCGCTACCTGGCACGCGTGGAACCCCTGCAGGACGAGCGCCAAAACCGCCGTACGCGCCGCACTGTGCTCTCCGCAGAAAACCTGGACGCATTGAACACGCTGCACGAGCGGCTGCTAGAATACGACGCACGGCTCGCGGAAAGCAACCCAGAGTCCTCATACATCGAGCAGTTCTGGTATGACGCGTACTTGCTATATGATGCAACTGTCGTTCTCAACGTCAACCCGTACTTCCAACTGCAGGACGACCCAACCATCAAAGACACACCAGAGACGGCGGCACAGGGCCCCTATGGCGCACACACGGTGCAGGTTCGTCGTGCCGCACGACTCACCACCTCTATTCTCAAGTTCATCCGCCAGATTCGCCACGGCACACTCCGCACAGACACTGTGCGCGGCAAAACGCCGCTGTCGATGGACCAGTATGAGCGGCTATTCGGCTCCAGTAGAATCCCTCCGGGTCCCGGCGAGCCCTCTTGCCACTTGCAAACAGACGCCACGTCGCATCACGTGGTGGCGATGTATCGTGGCCAGTTCTACTGGTTCGACGTGCTGGACACACGCAACGAGCCCATCTTCGCCACCCCAGAACAACTGGAGTGGAACCTCTACTCGATCATCATGGACGCGGAATCCGCCGGAAGCGGATCCGCGCCCTTTGGCGTGTTCACCACAGAGTCGCGCCGGGTGTGGTCCAACATCAGGGACTATCTGTTCCATGCGGACGACTGCACCAACTGGCGCAATCTCAAGCTGATCGACTCCGCGCTGTTCGTGGTCTGTCTCGACGACGTGGCGTTTGCCGCCGATCAGCAGGACGAGCTCACGCGTTCGATGCTGTGCGGGACTTCTACCATCAATCTCGACCCGCACCAACACCAGCCGCCATTGAACGTGCAGACAGGCACCTGTCTCAACCGCTGGTACGACAAGTTACAACTGATCGTGACCAAGAACGGTAAGGCGGGCATCAACTTCGAACACACCGGTGTGGACGGCCACACTGTGCTGCGGCTCGCCACAGACATCTACACAGACTCGATCCTGAGCTTCGCACGCGGTGTCACCAAGAACGTCGTCGACATCTTTAGCGACGACGATGGAAAACcatcgtcgtcgtcgttGGCCTCGGCGGCTCACTCCGCCAACTTGATCACCATCCCTCGTAAACTGGAATGGCGCACTGACAATTTCCTGCAATCGTCGCTGCACTTTGCCGAGACGCGCATCTCGGACTTGATCTCGCAATACGAGTTTGTTAATCTTGACTTCTCCAACTACGGCGCGTCCCATATCAAGACAGTGTTCAAGTGCTCGCCAGACGCCTTCGTGCAGCAGGTGTTCCAGGTCGCATACTTCGCGTTGTACGGTCGCTTCGAGACCGTGTACGAGCCTGCCATGACCAAGGCGTTCCAAAACGGCCGCACAGAGGCCATCCGCTCCGTCACGGGCCAATCGAAGCTCTTTGTCAAGTCACTACTGGACCAGGATGCCTCGGACGCCACCAAAATTCAGCTCTTGCACGACGCCTGTACGGCGCACTCGCAAATCACAAGGGAATGCTCCCAGGGGCTCGGCCAGGACCGTCACTTGTATGCGCTCTACTGCCTCTGGAACCAATGGTACAAGGACAAGTTGGAGCTCCCACCCATCTTCCGCGACAAGTCCTGGACTACCATGCAGAACAACGTCTTGAGCACCTCCAACTGCGGTAACCCCTGCCTCAAGAGCTTCGGGTTCGGGCCTGTCACCGCCAACGGCTTCGGCATCGGCTACATCATCAGAGACCACTCCGTCTCTGTGGTGGTGTCCTCAAGGCATCGCCAGACTGCTCGGTTTGCGTCGCTCATGGAAAAGTCGCTGCTGGAGATCGACCGCATCTTCAAACGGCAGCAAGCTCGCGCAGCAAAACCCGCTGCCAGGACCACTGCTAGCGCCAACACCAAATCAGAAGACATGAAATACCTGTTGTCCGGCTACGATTACTTCGACGTGAGCGTGTCCGGTTGAGTTTATGCTGAGTTTTTGCGCatcaatattatttttactactactactactactactactactacATACTATTAAATATACTAAATAAGAGGAAAACGCTTTGGAAGTGACTGGCGCCGCCGCTGGCTACTATAATAGCAGCGACTGTAATTTAATCTCATCCCGTCGTTTGGATTACCTCTTTTACTCGCCGAGCGAACGTGCACCAAAAAgggaaaggaaaaaaagaaaaaaaaaggaaaaaggaaactcAAAACTTGGATAAATAGAAGCACTCAAACTAAATTAAActgccaaaaaaaaaaaaaataaaaagggaaaagTTTAAACATCAAAGTACACCTTTCACCCCTCCACACACCATGGAACAACCTGATCTATCGTCTGTGGCCATCAGTAAGCCGCTGCTGAAGTTGAAACTTCTCGACGCCCTTCGCCAGGGAAGTTTCCCCAACCTACAAGATCTCCTAAAGAAACAATTCCAGCCGCTAGACGACCCAAACGTCCAACAAGTGCTCCATCTCATGCTCCACTATGCCGTGCAAGTCGCCCCCATGGCTGTCATAAAGGAAATCGTCCATCATTGGGTCTCAACTACAAACACCACTTTTCTAAACATCCATCTTGATCTAAACGAACGGGACTCCAACGGCAACACCCCATTGCACATCGCCGCCTACCAGTCCCGCGGTGATATCGTAGCCTTCCTCCTGGACCAACCAACCATCAACGACTGCGTGCTCAACAACTCCCACTTGCAGGCCATCGAAATGTGCAAGAACCTAAACATCGCGCAGATGATGCAGGTGAAACGCTCCACATACGTTGCAGAGACCGCCCAGGAATTCAGAACAGCTTTTAACAACAGGGACTTCGGCCACCTAGAATCTATCCTCTCCAGCCCTCGAAACGCAGAACTGCTCGACATCAACGGTATGGACCCGGAGACTGGCGATACCGTTCTGCACGAATTCGTCAAGAAAAGAGACGTCATCATGTGCCGTTGGTTGCTTGAACACGGTGCTGACCCCTTCAAGAGAGACCGCAAGGGCAAACTGCCCATCGAGCTCGTTAGGAAAGTCAATGAAAACGACACCGCCACCAACACCAAGATCGCCATCGACATCGAACTGAAAAAACTATTGGAAAGGGCCACCAGGGAGCAAAGTGTCATCGACGTCACAAACAACAACTTGCACGAGGCCCCCACTTACAAAGGCTACCTGAAAAAATGGACCAACTTCGCTCAAGGCTACAAATTGCGTTGGTTCATCCTTAGTAGCGATGGGAAACTATCCTACTACATCGATCAGGCCGACACTAAGAATGCCTGCAGGGGCTCCCTAAACATGTCTTCGTGCTCTCTGCATTTGGATTCGTCtgaaaagttgaaattCGAAATTATCGGCGGTAACAACGGTGTTATCAGGTGGCATTTAAAGGGGAACCACCCCATCGAGACAAATAGATGGGTTTGGGCCATCCAGGGCGCCATAAGATACGCAAAGGACAGAGAAATTTTGCTGCACAATGGCCCCTATTCGCCTTCTCTGGCCTTAAGCCATGGCTTGTCATCCAAAGTGtccaataaagaaaacttgCATGCAACTTCAAAACGGTTGACCAAGAGCCCGCATCTGTCCAAATCCACACTGACACAAAACGATCACGATAATGACGATGACAGCActaacaacaacaacaacaaaagtAATAATGATTATGacgataataataataataataataatgacgatgatgattatgatgatgatgatgaaagtAGACCCCTCATAGAACCATTACCGTTGATTTCATCCAGAAGCCAAAGCTTAAGCGAAATCACTCCCGGTCCACATTCTAGGAAGTCTACAGTCTCGTCTACAAGGGCAGCCGATATACCATCAGATGATGAGGGTTACTCTGAGGACGATTCTGATGACGACGGTAACTCCTCTTACACAATGGAAAACGGCGGTGAAAACGATGGCGACGAAGATCTAAATGCCATTTATGGTCCctatattcaaaaactaCACATGCTACAAAGATCCATTTCCATCGAGTTGGCATCTTTGAACGAATTGCTGCAAGATAAACAACAACACGATGAGTACTGGAACACCGTCAACACTTCTATTGAAACCGTCAGCGAATTTTTCGACAAATTAAATCGGTTGACCTCTCaaagggaaaaaagaatgattGCCCAAATGACCAAGCAACGGGATGTTAACAATGTTTGGATTCAATCGGTAAAAGATCTGGAAATGGAACTGGTTGATAAAGACGAAAAATTGGTTGCCTTGGATAAAGAACGGAaaaatctgaaaaaaatgcttcaaaaaaaattgaacaatCAACCACAGGTTGAAACTGAGGCTAATGAAGAATCCGATGATGCAAATTCAATGATAAAAGGATCCCAAGAATCAACAAATACCCTTGAGGAAATCGTAAAATTTATCGAAGCAACAAAGGAAAGTGATGAGGATTCTGACGCCGACGAATTTTTCGACGCAGAAGAAGCTGCTTCCGACAAAAAAGCCAATGATTCGGAAGACTTAACCACAAACAAGGAGACTCCAGCTAATGCGAAACCACAAGAAGAAGCTCCTGAAGACGAGAGCCTTATTGTGATCAGTTCTCCACAGgtggaaaagaagaaccaACTATTAAAAGAGGGATCATTCGTCGGATATGAAGACCCAGTGAGAACCAAACTGGCTTTAGACGAAGATAATCGTCCCAAGATTGGTCTCTGGTCTGTTTTAAAGTCTATGGTCGGTCAAGACTTAACCAAACTAACTCTACCGGTATCGTTCAATGAGCCAACATCCTTACTACAGAGAGTATCTGAAGATATTGAGTATTCTCATATTCTTGACCAAGCTGCCACTTTTGAAGACTCCTCTTTAAGAATGCTATATGTAGCTGCCTTTACTGCATCAATGTACGCATCTACCACTAACAGAGTGTCTAAACCATTCAACCCCTTACTCGGTgaaacttttgaatatgCCAGAACTGATGGTCAGTACCGATTCTTCACCGAACAAGTCTCTCACCACCCACCTATCTCTGCTACTTGGACAGAATCGCCCAAATGGGATTTTTACGGTGAATGTAATGTTGATTCGTCATTCAATGGGCGCACGTTCGCCGTGCAACATTTAGGATTATGGTACATTACTATCCGGCCTGATCATAATATTAGTGTTCCCGAGGAAACTTATTCCTGGAAAAAACCAAATAACACTGTTATCGGTATTTTAATGGGGAAACCACAAGTAGACAACAGTGGGGACGTCAAAGTCACAAACCATACCACAGGCGACTATTGTATGCTGCATTACAAAGCCCATGGCTGGACCTCAGCCGGTGCATATGAAGTCAGAGGTGAAGTATTCAACAAGGacgataaaaaattatggGTTCTTGGTGGGCATTGGAATGATTCCATTTACGGGAAAAAAGTAACTGCTAGAGGCGGAGAACTGACATTAGACAGAATAAAAACGGCAAATTCTGCCACGGGAGGACCAAAACTAGATGGGTCTAAGTTTCTGATATGGAAAGCAAATGAAAGGCCTTCAGTGCCATTTAATTTAACGTCGTTTGCATTGACTTTGAATGCTTTGCCACCCCACTTGATACCATATTTAGCACCCACAGATAGTCGTTTAAGGCCCGATCAAAGGGCTATGGAAAATGGTGAATACGATAAAGCTGCCGCGGAAAAGCATCGTGTTGAAGTAAAACAAAGGgcagcaaaaaaagaaagggaACAAAAAGGAGAAGAATACAGACCTAAGTGGTTTGTCCAGGAGGAGCACCCCGTTACCAAAAGTCTATACTGGAAATTTAATGGAGAGTATTggaacaaaagaaaaaatcatgaCTTTAAAGATTGTGCTGATATTTTCTAAGCTGTGCAATGTAGTCACAATAACACTCGTTCATTTGTATCCATTGCGAATGCCGGTACATCGGAAAACAGGATAGGACCTATTTAATTATATAGTATGAAGTATTCATAACTTCTTGAGGCATCAATACATCATATTCCATGAGCTGCGTGGCATTCATACTCATTGATTTAAaggttttttattttcatggAAAAGATTAACCGGGCTGAACGAAATATATTAAAGATGCTAAAACTTATGCTTTCATTGACTTTCAATAGTGTCCActaaccaaaaaaaaaaactactCTAACAAGGGATCCCCATGGATTCAAAGCCGATACCAAAC
This genomic window from Saccharomyces cerevisiae S288C chromosome I, complete sequence contains:
- the PRM9 gene encoding pheromone-regulated DUP240 family protein PRM9 (Pheromone-regulated protein; contains 3 predicted transmembrane segments and an FF sequence, a motif involved in COPII binding; member of DUP240 gene family; PRM9 has a paralog, PRM8, that arose from a segmental duplication) — its product is MSPQYHFYFVSFRNLVLNEKCLRSKKQVMKSFNWYKTDRYFDPHNILQHHSRAIEKTRYKLGMQTSSESTDAKSDFLDEPSAYLIEKNVALPKDIFGSYLSYWIYEVTRHKAAVILLVLIVTSILLLVFFYNTEFCVAFEILLFSFCFPGTCMVVIAFSEPIGDREFKVKLLMEIITRKPAVKGKEWRTITYKMNQYLFDHGLWDTPYYFYRDEDCHRYFLSLIKGRTFKKQKESSASNVKDAQSNDETAGTPNEAAESSSFSAGPNFIKLLTKAAEIEQQFQKEYWRQEYPGVDEFF
- the MST28 gene encoding DUP240 family protein MST28 (Putative integral membrane protein, involved in vesicle formation; forms complex with Mst27p; member of DUP240 gene family; binds COPI and COPII vesicles; MST28 has a paralog, MST27, that arose from a segmental duplication), which produces MQTPPESTDVKLDTLNEPSAHLIEKNVALPKDIFRSYLSYWIYEIARYTPVMILSLVIGVLVLLIIFFNDNEACVFNSAIFAFTSLVGLLIILSDGNPKLVSRRNFRTELLVDVITRKPAVEGKEWRIITYNMNQYLFNHGQWHTPYYFYSDEDCYRYFLRLVEGVTPKKQTATSIGNSPVTAKPEDAIESASPSSRLNYQNFLLKAAEIERQAQENYWRRRHPNIDALLKKTE
- the YAT1 gene encoding carnitine O-acetyltransferase YAT1 (Outer mitochondrial carnitine acetyltransferase; minor ethanol-inducible enzyme involved in transport of activated acyl groups from the cytoplasm into the mitochondrial matrix; phosphorylated), which translates into the protein MPNLKRLPIPPLQDTLNRYLARVEPLQDERQNRRTRRTVLSAENLDALNTLHERLLEYDARLAESNPESSYIEQFWYDAYLLYDATVVLNVNPYFQLQDDPTIKDTPETAAQGPYGAHTVQVRRAARLTTSILKFIRQIRHGTLRTDTVRGKTPLSMDQYERLFGSSRIPPGPGEPSCHLQTDATSHHVVAMYRGQFYWFDVLDTRNEPIFATPEQLEWNLYSIIMDAESAGSGSAPFGVFTTESRRVWSNIRDYLFHADDCTNWRNLKLIDSALFVVCLDDVAFAADQQDELTRSMLCGTSTINLDPHQHQPPLNVQTGTCLNRWYDKLQLIVTKNGKAGINFEHTGVDGHTVLRLATDIYTDSILSFARGVTKNVVDIFSDDDGKPSSSSLASAAHSANLITIPRKLEWRTDNFLQSSLHFAETRISDLISQYEFVNLDFSNYGASHIKTVFKCSPDAFVQQVFQVAYFALYGRFETVYEPAMTKAFQNGRTEAIRSVTGQSKLFVKSLLDQDASDATKIQLLHDACTAHSQITRECSQGLGQDRHLYALYCLWNQWYKDKLELPPIFRDKSWTTMQNNVLSTSNCGNPCLKSFGFGPVTANGFGIGYIIRDHSVSVVVSSRHRQTARFASLMEKSLLEIDRIFKRQQARAAKPAARTTASANTKSEDMKYLLSGYDYFDVSVSG
- a CDS encoding uncharacterized protein (hypothetical protein; emerging ORF that arose de novo from non-genic locus; identified by gene-trapping, microarray-based expression analysis, and genome-wide homology searching; localizes to mitochondria) — translated: MRLNYSRCYYSSQRRRQSLPKRFPLI
- the SWH1 gene encoding oxysterol-binding protein related protein SWH1 (Protein similar to mammalian oxysterol-binding protein; contains ankyrin repeats and FFAT motif; interacts with ER anchor Scs2p at the nucleus-vacuole junction; regulated by sterol binding; SWH1 has a paralog, OSH2, that arose from the whole genome duplication), producing MEQPDLSSVAISKPLLKLKLLDALRQGSFPNLQDLLKKQFQPLDDPNVQQVLHLMLHYAVQVAPMAVIKEIVHHWVSTTNTTFLNIHLDLNERDSNGNTPLHIAAYQSRGDIVAFLLDQPTINDCVLNNSHLQAIEMCKNLNIAQMMQVKRSTYVAETAQEFRTAFNNRDFGHLESILSSPRNAELLDINGMDPETGDTVLHEFVKKRDVIMCRWLLEHGADPFKRDRKGKLPIELVRKVNENDTATNTKIAIDIELKKLLERATREQSVIDVTNNNLHEAPTYKGYLKKWTNFAQGYKLRWFILSSDGKLSYYIDQADTKNACRGSLNMSSCSLHLDSSEKLKFEIIGGNNGVIRWHLKGNHPIETNRWVWAIQGAIRYAKDREILLHNGPYSPSLALSHGLSSKVSNKENLHATSKRLTKSPHLSKSTLTQNDHDNDDDSTNNNNNKSNNDYDDNNNNNNNDDDDYDDDDESRPLIEPLPLISSRSQSLSEITPGPHSRKSTVSSTRAADIPSDDEGYSEDDSDDDGNSSYTMENGGENDGDEDLNAIYGPYIQKLHMLQRSISIELASLNELLQDKQQHDEYWNTVNTSIETVSEFFDKLNRLTSQREKRMIAQMTKQRDVNNVWIQSVKDLEMELVDKDEKLVALDKERKNLKKMLQKKLNNQPQVETEANEESDDANSMIKGSQESTNTLEEIVKFIEATKESDEDSDADEFFDAEEAASDKKANDSEDLTTNKETPANAKPQEEAPEDESLIVISSPQVEKKNQLLKEGSFVGYEDPVRTKLALDEDNRPKIGLWSVLKSMVGQDLTKLTLPVSFNEPTSLLQRVSEDIEYSHILDQAATFEDSSLRMLYVAAFTASMYASTTNRVSKPFNPLLGETFEYARTDGQYRFFTEQVSHHPPISATWTESPKWDFYGECNVDSSFNGRTFAVQHLGLWYITIRPDHNISVPEETYSWKKPNNTVIGILMGKPQVDNSGDVKVTNHTTGDYCMLHYKAHGWTSAGAYEVRGEVFNKDDKKLWVLGGHWNDSIYGKKVTARGGELTLDRIKTANSATGGPKLDGSKFLIWKANERPSVPFNLTSFALTLNALPPHLIPYLAPTDSRLRPDQRAMENGEYDKAAAEKHRVEVKQRAAKKEREQKGEEYRPKWFVQEEHPVTKSLYWKFNGEYWNKRKNHDFKDCADIF